Below is a genomic region from Halobacterium sp. CBA1132.
GACCTCGTGCTCGACGAGGGCAACGTCCAGACCGCCGAGTCGCTGCTGGTGGCGCGCGCGCTGATGAACCCGACCGTCTACAGCCACCACGTCGCCCGCATCAGCAAGTCGATGCTGCGCCGCGGCACCGAAGCCCTCCTCGACACCACCGAAATCGACGCCGAACAGCTCCGCCGGATGGACGACCACGAGCTATCGGTGGCGCTCCGCACCCACGACGCGAGCCGCGAGTTCGGCCGCCGCCTCGCCGAGCGCGACCTCTACAAGCGCGCCGTCTGGGCGGAGATGGGCGACGTCGGGGACGACCTCCTCGACGCCGACCACGACGCCGTCCGCGAGTTCGAAGCAGCGGTCGCCGCGGACGCCGACGTCGACCCGGACGCCGTCATCCTCGACGTGCCCGGCAAGCCGTCGATGCGCGAGTCCACGACCGGCGTGCTCGTCGGCGGTGAAGTCCGGCGGCTGGACGAGCAGTCCACGCTCGTGCGCGCGCTCCAGGTCGCCCAGCGCGAGCAGTGGCGCCTCGGCGTCTACGCGCCCGAACCGCACGTCGAGGCCGTCGGGCACGCCGCCGAGCGCGTGCTCGGCCTCGAAACCGACGGCGCGCTCATCAGCGACGTGAACACGCCCGGGCGGTACGCGTCGCTGGCGGAGTTCGAGTAGCGTGGCCGACTGAAAGGAGGCCACGTTAATGCGAGCGCTGAGCGAAGCGATGCGCGAGCAGCGTGCTCGACCCGCCGCGTCGAGTAACCTTCACGGTACCGGAGGTGCACCTCCCGGTATGGAACTCTCCGGTACCGTCCTCTGGGGCGAAGAGTACGAGCCCGTGGAGGGCACGCTCGTCGTGGAGGACGGCGAAGTCGTCCGACTGGACGAGGAGTTGACCGACTCCGAGGACATCGTGTTGCCGGCGTTCGTGAACGCCCACACCCACCTCGGGGACTCCATCGCGAAGGAGGCGGGGCGCGGGCTCACGCTCGAAGAGCTCGTCGCGCCGCCGGACGGCCTGAAACACCGCTTGCTGCGGGAGGCGAGCCGCGAGGAACTCGTCGAGGGGATGCGCCACAGCCTCCAGTTCATGCACCAGACGGGCACCACGCGCACGCTGGAGTTCCGCGAGGGCGGCGTCGAGGGCGTCCACGCGCTCCGCGAGGCCGCCGAAGGAACCGGCGTCGACCCGTTCATCTTCGGCCGGGAGACACCCGACGTTCTCGATGTCGCGGACGGCTTCGGGGCGAGCGGCGCCGCCGACGGCGAGTTCGGGCGCGAGCGCAACGCCGCCCGCGACGCCGACAAGCCGTTCGCCATCCACGCCGGCGAGGTCGACGCGCGGGACATCAACCCCGCCATCGACCTCGACCCAGACCTGCTCGTGCACATGGTCCACGCCGAGTCGCTGCACCTCGACCGCGTGGAGGATGACGAGATTCCGGTCGCGGTGTGTCCGCGGTCGAACCTCGTGACGGATGTCGGCCTGCCGTCGGTCAGCGACCTGCTGGACCGCACGACGGTCGCGCTCGGCACGGACAACGTGATGACGAACAGCCCGTCGATGTTCCGCGAGATGGCGTTCGCGTCGAAGCTCTTCGACGTCGACGCGCCCGACGTGTTGCGGATGGCGACCCGCGCTGGCGCCGAAATCCTCGGGGAGAGCCACGGCGTCGTCGAAGCCGGCCGGGAGGCGCGCCTGCTCGTGCTGGACGGCGACTCGGACAACCTCACCGGCGTCCGCGACCCGGTCCGTGCGGTCGTGCGCCGCGCCGGTGCCAGCGACGTGAAACGCGTCGTCACGCCCGAATCGCTGGCGGAGTAACTGCGTTCGGTCTAGGAGGTTGTGCTTAGTTAAGCGAGAGCCGGCCAGACAACCGCTTCGGGCCGGGAAATCGAAAGGGGTTCTCGGACGACCTATGGTCGTCCGATAGCCAACGAGACGCCATGCGTCTCGTTAGGCCGACCGCTCGCGGGCTGCGCCTCGCTGCGCGCGGCCTGCGGCCGTGCTTGCGTCGGCTCGCTCCGCGAGCGGGAGGAGGCTTTCGAAAACAAATACCGTTACTGGTCCTGCAATCTTCGTAACTGAACACTGCCCAGGATTCCGCCCCGAAAGTTAAGCCGTTCCCCGACAATCTGTGACACACATGGGCCGCTACGAGCGCATCCTCGTTCCGACCGACGGCAGCGAGGAGACACGGGAGGCGGTCGAACACGCTATCGACCTCGCTGCCGAACACGGAGCGACGATTCACGCGCTGTACGTCGTCAACTCCGCGAGTTTCTCCGGGCTCCCGATGGAGTCCTCCTGGGAGAGCGTCGCGTCGATGATGAACGAGGAGGGCGCCGCCGCGCTCGACGACGTCGAAAGTCTCGCCGCCGAACGGGGCGTCCGCGTCGAGCGCTCGCTCGTGGACGGCAACCCCAGCCGCGAAATCGTCCGGTACGCCGAGGACGAGGACTGCGACCTCGTCGTGATGGGAACCCACGGCCGCGGCGGTATCGACCGACTGCTACTCGGGAGCGTCGCGGAGAAAGTCGTTCGGTCGTCGTCGGTGCCGGTGTTGACGGTGCGCGTCGAC
It encodes:
- a CDS encoding amidohydrolase family protein, yielding MELSGTVLWGEEYEPVEGTLVVEDGEVVRLDEELTDSEDIVLPAFVNAHTHLGDSIAKEAGRGLTLEELVAPPDGLKHRLLREASREELVEGMRHSLQFMHQTGTTRTLEFREGGVEGVHALREAAEGTGVDPFIFGRETPDVLDVADGFGASGAADGEFGRERNAARDADKPFAIHAGEVDARDINPAIDLDPDLLVHMVHAESLHLDRVEDDEIPVAVCPRSNLVTDVGLPSVSDLLDRTTVALGTDNVMTNSPSMFREMAFASKLFDVDAPDVLRMATRAGAEILGESHGVVEAGREARLLVLDGDSDNLTGVRDPVRAVVRRAGASDVKRVVTPESLAE
- a CDS encoding HD domain-containing protein, which translates into the protein MTTIKDSVHDHIEVGGVAADLLDTPPVQRLRRIKQLGTVALVYPSANHTRFEHSLGVYHLADRALDHLDIAGKRADRVRAAAVLHDVGHSPYSHNVEGVVARRTGKEHDDVDELVTDGRVAAVLDDHDIDPGAVAALIRGDGELAQLVAGELDVDRMDYLVRDAHHTGVPYGTIDHGRLVRELTFIDGDLVLDEGNVQTAESLLVARALMNPTVYSHHVARISKSMLRRGTEALLDTTEIDAEQLRRMDDHELSVALRTHDASREFGRRLAERDLYKRAVWAEMGDVGDDLLDADHDAVREFEAAVAADADVDPDAVILDVPGKPSMRESTTGVLVGGEVRRLDEQSTLVRALQVAQREQWRLGVYAPEPHVEAVGHAAERVLGLETDGALISDVNTPGRYASLAEFE
- a CDS encoding universal stress protein, producing the protein MGRYERILVPTDGSEETREAVEHAIDLAAEHGATIHALYVVNSASFSGLPMESSWESVASMMNEEGAAALDDVESLAAERGVRVERSLVDGNPSREIVRYAEDEDCDLVVMGTHGRGGIDRLLLGSVAEKVVRSSSVPVLTVRVDGDG